Proteins co-encoded in one Pocillopora verrucosa isolate sample1 chromosome 1, ASM3666991v2, whole genome shotgun sequence genomic window:
- the LOC131800104 gene encoding proton-coupled folate transporter: protein MPVPAWLKLCRPTIEPVIFLYAYGLFMHMPVIQQYVYKRVSVAKNFPYSSSTKERCQNQTLNTTLKELEKEVQALSSYIHLGVVMFASIPSIFTALFIGAWTDTVGRRPALALPAIGSTLEALVVILTMYFEWPIYVLFVGSAISGMCGFFTTMVLAVMSYIADTTDESDRSFRLAIMELLVFIGGMISQLTSGLWIEKFGFVAPYWFIFGCLLASVFYVIFFVPESRPSTSKDGMIRRLFRLTSVKRVWYVYKFPRNGTRRNLIIFTLSTGVVVLTILGISGVTVLFLLHSPLCFSAEKVGYFSAFRYLINGIGAVLGIKLLGKCFSEINIARIGIISLASGLLVFGFSRKESLVFLSPIAGIFSGAVSPIFRGMMSRSVGENEQGALFSATASLETLCNFIGAFIFNSMYPASLKHDFPGFVFFLGALLLIIPLLFTCCLKNPASFLSKRDLIKSSEQDDMENSLISGARSISSESEGSPQPSPTVGRGYEAVA, encoded by the exons ATGCCTGTACCTGCATGGCTGAAGCTATGTCGACCCACAATAGAGCCAGTGATCTTTCTTTATGCATATGGTCTTTTTATGCATATGCCAGTCATTCAGCAATATGTGTACAAACGTGTTAGTGTTGCCAAGAATTTCCCTTATTCATCGTCAACAAAGGAGAGATGCCAAAACCAAACACTAAATACAACTCTCAAAGAACTGGAAAAAGAG GTTCAGGCTTTGTCCTCCTACATCCATTTGGGAGTAGTCATGTTTGCGTCAATCCCCTCTATTTTTACTGCCCTCTTCATTGGAGCCTGGACTGACACAGTGGGGCGTCGACCTGCATTAGCCCTCCCTGCTATTGGAAGCACCCTTGAAGCCTTAGTTGTAATCCTTACCATGTACTTTgaatggccaatttatgttttgtttgtgGGAAGTGCCATCAGTGGCATGTGTGGTTTCTTTACAACAATGGTGCTTGCAGTTATGTCCTATATAGCTGACACTACTGATGAATCAGACAGGAGCTTCCGGTTAG CCATTATGGAGTTGCTTGTGTTCATTGGTGGAATGATCAGTCAACTCACCAGTGGCCTTTGGATAGAAAAGTTCGGTTTTGTGGCTCCGTACTGGTTTATATTTGGCTGTCTCCTCGCTTCAGTCTTTTATGTGATTTTCTTCGTTCCAGAATCAAGGCCCTCTACCTCCAAGGATGGCATGATCCGGAGACTGTTCCGTTTGACGAGCGTGAAACGGGTGTGGTACGTGTACAAGTTTCCGAGAAACGGGACGAGAAGAAATCTGATAATTTTCACATTGTCCACTGGGGTGGTAGTTCTAACCATTCTTGGTATAAGTGGAGTGACTGTGCTGTTTTTGCTCCACAGTCCGCTTTGTTTTTCGGCAGAAAAGGTTGGATATTTCTCAGCTTTCCGTTACTTAATAAACGGAATTGGTGCAGTCCTTGGTATAAAGCTGTTAGGAAAGTGTTTTAGTGAGATCAACATTGCCAGAATTGGGATCATCTCCCTCGCATCAGGGTTGTTAGTCTTTGGGTTTTCAAGGAAGGAGTCGTTGGTGTTTTTGT CTCCGATTGCTGGTATATTTTCCGGAGCTGTTTCCCCCATTTTCCGTGGAATGATGTCAAGAAGTGTGGGCGAGAATGAGCAAG gaGCTCTATTTTCAGCTACAGCGTCATTGGAAACCTTGTGTAATTTTATTGGTGCTTTCATCTTCAACTCCATGTACCCGGCATCGTTAAAACATGACTTTCCAGGATTTGTGTTCTTTCTGGGAGCTTTGCTGTTGATCATACCGTTATTATTCACCTG CTGTTTGAAGAATCCTGCAAGCTTCCTGTCAAAGAGAGATTTAATTAAATCTAGCGAGCAGGATGACATGGAAAACAGTTTGATATCAGGCGCTAGAAGTATATCAAGTGAGTCTGAGGGGTCACCTCAGCCTAGCCCTACAGTGGGCAGAGGATATGAGGCGGtagcatga